In Lycium ferocissimum isolate CSIRO_LF1 chromosome 7, AGI_CSIRO_Lferr_CH_V1, whole genome shotgun sequence, the sequence AGATCATTGATTCATACACAACGGCCCAAGCTGCAACATTGTCGAGCTACGTAAATTAGGATCTAAAACAGACTTACGTCAAGTAATTTGATAATGTTTTGCTGCATCCAGAGACAAGCTTCAAGGTCTCCAAAGAACAAGCAGCAGAAATTATAGCATTGGTGGATGCTATAGCAGGTATGATATTTTTAACCACACCCTGTAAGAAACGGGAAAGATTATTCAATATGCACTGAGAACACATGAAACTGCACAAAACCACTCTACCAGCGTAATATGGCAGGAGTAGAATAAGTTCTCATCTCAATgcataatgaaataaatatagttTGGCCCATATCTAACGGAGGATGTCTACAGTAGGTTAAAACTTTCATACCATGAGCTTACCTGGGTCAAGCTATAGGTAACTCCCGGAATTCCAAAGAGCTCTGCTCTCTTAACAGCCTACAGCACACGGATCAGAGAAAGTCAAGGATTGAAAAACATGAGAATTGTTGGATACGTCTTACGTACTAGGAATGGAGAAAACACAGAACATAAATTATAACCTCTGAATACACCCATTGCATGTGTTCAGGATCATCTGGATCAAATGTTTTGCCACTATGAACCTGCATAAAACTTTTGGGGTGAAAAAACAGAGCATTTGGTCTAGAAGCTTGGAAAACCAAACTGCGAACTTCAATACTTACCTCATCCCATTTGATTAAATGCGCATACTCAATGCAGTGAGCAGCAGTTCTAGGAGTTTCAGCAAGAGTACACAAGGGAAACTTCACTTGTGGGGGAAAGAGCCATATTGTACACTCAAAGCAGGGGGTAACACCGGGCATTATAATCCTTGCATGGCCCTTGAAACCTTCAGTACCACCATCAACCATAGGCTTAATAGTTTCTTCCCGTGGGTTGTCATCAGAATCGTACTCTACACAAAATGTCAGATGGGTGAGCTGAATCTAGACGTCCTTCCACTGAGTATAAAACTGGCCAGGAGCATGAGATACATTTCCCCAGGGGCTGAAAGAGCTGCAACCCCCCCTTTGGGTTCTGAAAATACCTAACTAGTTGAATATCTTTATTTCTAAAGAGTTGGAACCAGCCCTTTGGGTTCTGAAAATGCCTGATTAGTTGAATaactttatttagaatttattCAATCAGATCCCTCTTTCCCTCCTCACATTGATTCTTGCTCTGTCATGTCTGTTTAGTTCATTCGTTGCTCCTATATAATACAAAGGGTCGCTCCAGGAAGGGCTGGTTTGAGATGGTCTTactcttcccctttttttttttgcaaagatGATTCCATTCCTTAAATAACCTTATGTTTTATTACATCACACACCTTGGAGTGCGCCCTTCCCCGAACCCTACTAACAcaggatgctttgtgcaccgggctgcccttattattaataagattctatattttttgaaataatttcaagtgaaaattgaaatttaagTTATAAAATGTAAAATTATATGTCGTGGTGGGCATCGAGGGgactggtggtggaatggagaagttcaAGGGAAGGTGGAAGCAACGAAGGTGGCGTATGCGAAGTTGGTAGAAAGCAAGGATGAGGTGGAGAAGTGGACGAATAGGGAACTTTATAAGATGGCAAGGAGGCGAAGTTGGCGGTTTCGACGGCAAAAACAGCAGCTTTGAACGCCTTTATGCTGAACTAGAGGACAAAGGCGGGGATAAGAAATTGTTCAGGCTAGCCAAGGCGAGGGAGAGGAGGGCACGTGAtgtggatcaagtgaagtgcatcaaggacgagcaTGGCAAAGTATGGTAGAGGAAGCTTtcattagacggagatggcagTCATACTTTCACAAACTCTTGAACGAAGTAGGGGACAAAGACATTGCATTGTTGGGAGATTTGGAACACATCAAGAGGCGTCGCGATTTTGGGTATTGCAGGAGTATtaaggttgaggaggttaaCGGTGTTGTTAGTAGGATGCGCAAGGGAAGAACGACCGGACCTGACGAGATTCCTGGGGAATTTTGGAATAGCGCGAGCTCGGCAGGTTTGGAGTGGCTgactaggttgtttaatgtcatctttaagacggcaatgatgcccgaagaatggaggtcGAGTGTAATGATCCCTTTATACAAGAAACGAGGGCGATATCCGGAGTTGCAACAACCATAAGGTATCAGCGCTAAGCcatactatgaaagtgtgggaatgGGTGGTGGAGATaagggtgaggagaggtgtaCATTTCGGAGAACCGGTTCGCATTAAATGCGGGACGCTCAACTACAGAAGCCATCCATCTTGTAAGGAgactggtggagcagtatagggagagAAAGAGGGACTTACACATGGTATTcattgacctagaaaaggcttacgaTAAAGTTTCAAGGGAGGTCCTATGGAGATGCTtagaggctaaaggtgtacctgtggcgtacattagggtGATCAAGGACTATGCATGAGGGAGCCAAAACCAAAGTAAGGACGAGGAGGAGACTGCGCGTGTAGGGTTGCGTCCGGGGATCGGCTCTTAGTccgtttttatttgccttggtgatggatggattgacgcggcaaattcgaggtgaggtgccatggtgtatgcttttcgcggatgacatagtccgATCGACAagactcgtagcggagttaACGCTAGCCCAGGCCCGGAGGGTTAGAGACAAACTACAGAGTCTAAAGGGTTAGCCGAGTAGGATCGAgcagtacttggagtgcaagttcggtGAAGCACCTCGTAAGAGGGTCGGGCGCGGAAGTGAGGCTTACCTAGGCCATCCAGAAGAAaagtagtttcaagtatcttggatCTATTATACAAGGCAATAGGGAGATTGATGATggtgtcacacatcgtattggggcaggatggatgaaatggaggctcgcttccgCAGTACtttgtgataagaaggtgccaccacaacttaagggcaagttctacaaagtggtggttagaccgactatgttgtatgggagagagtgttggccagttaaAGGGCCagttaagatctctcacgttcaaaagatgagagttgccgagatgagaatgttgagatgggagtgtgggcacactaggagggacaggattaggaatgaggctatcCGGGACAGGAGTGGCCTCGGTtgaagacaagatgcgggaagcgagactgagatggtttgggcatgtgaagaggagagacacagatgccccagtgcggaggtgtgagaagttggccatggatggtttcagaagaggCAGGGGTAGGCCGATGAAGTATTGGGaagaggtgattagacatgaCATGGCGCAGTTACAGCTTACAGAGGACAttaccttagataggagggtatggaggactcagatgagggtagaaggctagtagatagtctcgTTTATTCTTTCATATCAGTAATCGCATTATCGCGCTATAGtttcttgtgctttgatttctgctactatctgttatttcttgtacttcgattatcttattttatacGTGGTAGCTATTGTCCGCTGCAACTATTGttcatcatggcttagtcgcttttgttatttcaattccatatcgctttgaatttcttggccTTATCGACCTCTCGTTTATGCTTTTATTCGagcgagggtctttcggaaacagtcgtcctaccttggtaggagtaaggtctgtgtacactctaccctccccagacctcacgttgtgagatttcactgggttgttgttgttgttcttggccttatctgacctctttttatgctttctattgagccgagagtctttcggaaacagtcgttctaccttggtaggagtaagatctgcgtacactctaccctcctcagacctcacgttgtgggatttcactgggtggttgttgttgtatttcaATAGCAAAATGAATAAAGTATCAaagatacaaatttcaaaatattgagTATGTCTGATGATATAGATAATCTTTTATAACGTGACGTTTCTTTTTAATCGTTTACCTTGTAggaaaaagtttcttttttatcgttagaaaaaatattttatggaaTGACCTGCAACCGGAAGGAGCTACGAGGTATTTACAGGGAGTAGCAACATTACATATTGTGTAATGACCTCAAAAAATTCTATTGTGGCCTCTATATCATTTACAATTGCCATGTTACACCAAACAAACAAATAGGGAAAAACATCTAAACTTAATACTAACGACAAAAAAATTTTTATAACTGCGGTGCCGGGGCCAGCTTGCGTGCACCTCAACTAATTCCACAAGGTACCcgctacctcccaccaacacaTGTACCCATTAACTCTCCTCACCAAGGCTTAGACAAATTCGAAGAAATCACTAAGTGTTTTTGTCCCTACTGGGAATTGAACccgagacctcatggttctcatcccacttcattgaccactaggccagaCCCTTAGGTTTATACTAAGGGCAACTTCTAATTTGCTTTCAGAAATTCTTGTGTTCCTTCCCTTCAAAATAGCCCACCAAACAGTTAATGGAAGAGCATTACATGTTTTCAGCTTGTCCTGCCCAGCTCTATCAAGTAACAGCATCGTAGCAGTTCTTTTGTCGTCCTTGGCATTGTCCATTTAATCCACACGATGTTTAGAATAGAAATCTCAGATCTGTCTAGTGAAGCAGTGAATAAAAAGGTGATTAACATCCTCTCACACAGTGCACATCAATCATGTTTAAGTGTTGTTTACTTAAACTTATCCACTTACTTGGTCCTCCCACTGGGAGGAAAATACAAGTCTACTACAGCGTGGAATGGACTCAttgaaaaatttgagaaaagatTAACATCCTGGCAAATGCAATACCTTTCTATGGGTGGCAAACTCACTCTAATTAGTAGTGTCTTGGACAGTAGCCACACTTACTACATGTCGCTATATCATTTATCCACCAAAGAGTTAAATCAACTGGACAGAATAAGAAGGAATTTCCGCTGGAAAGGGAATAGCAGTATAGCACTGAGCATAGCCACAAGTTCCATTTGGTAAAGTGGTAACACATAATTCCCAAAGCGCCAAGGAGGTTTGGGGATCAAAGATCTTGGAACCCGCAATAAGTGCCTACTGATGAAATGGCTATGGAGATACACACAAGACGAGAAACCTTAGTGGAAGTGGGTGGTCAATGCTAAACATGGTACTCAAAGCAACTGGTGTTCTAAACAAACCAGTGCACCACATGGCTGGGAGTGTCGACGCATATATGCAGACTATGGGGAGAACTTTCAGAGTATCAACACTTCAGAGTTGGTAATGGCATGTAATCAAATTCTGGAAGGATAAATGGTTGGGTAATTCACTCATACGGCATGATTACCCTACTCTGTTTCAGCTTGCTTGTGATCCAGATTCCACTATCACAGAGAACAATGGGAGGAACCTTCAGGATTGGGAGGTTGATGATCTAATCAGATTGCCAGCTACACTCAATGTCATTCACCTGAATGAACATACCACAGATAAGTTCAAATGGGACGTGCAAGTGATGGAAGGTATTCTGTGAAGGCAGGGTACAAGTTGACAAGGAATGCAATGGAATTACTGATCTCTGGCCATGGAAACTATTCCGGAAAACCCAACTGTCACTCAAGATCATATGCTTTAGCTGGACTGCAATTTGAGGCATGCTTGACTCATGACAACCTTATTAAAAGGAGTTTCCAGATAGTTAGTAGATGCCACATGTGTCACAGAGATGCAGAAACGAACAACCACCTATTCCTACACTAAGAGTTGCAAGAGATATATGGAATATTTTCTGCTCTTTTCCTGGAATCAGTTGGGTTATACCACACAGCACTAAGGATGCCTTTGACAGCTGGGGCAGCTGGAAAGTTGATAGCACCATCAGGAACATCTGGAGAATAGTCCCTGCTGGGAATTTTTGGAGCACATGGAAGGAAAACAATAGAAGATGCTTTGATGGATTATCGAATCCAAACCACACCTTAAAAGTTAATTGCCTTAGGTACTTATTTAGTTGGGCAAATATCTCCCCTGTAGATTCCCCAGAAAACTATTTGAACTTTGTTAGCACTTTGTATCTAAAATAGTATATCTGTATTCTGTAGAGAAGCTAACAGgttggttttttctttttgaagcTACTTCGTAGCTTTACTTCTACTTGTAACttttgcatcttcttgatgccaTCAATTAAGCCGTTTACTtcattcaaaaagaaaagaaagaaggactGGCTCTGCATTTTATGAAGAAGTATCACTTACAACCCTCCCATTCACCCACACATTGTTTCAAGATCAGCCATGAGTGGTTGGAAAGTTGGAcagaaaaaaatcaattagaAACTTTTGTTCTCCCCACTAAGCAATTATAAAAGAATAGGCACAACAGAAAGCATTCAGGTAAAGTACTCGGAAAATAAAACTTGATCAGCCAATGCAACCCATGCAACTTGTTTGAAAAGCATAAGAAAAGACAAACCTAGAAAGCCGCAAGCAACAGAATTTATATAGCTTCGAGCCTCAACAGAATCAAGACCAAGAACAATAATATGGAAATCATTGTAGAAGCTTATAGGTTTGTCCTCAATCCGACAGAAATGTGGCGTGATATCTACGCCACTGACTCTCTCCATCACTCTTTTTGCAGCAACTTCTGCCTTTGGTTTCCCCACATCTCCAAGTCTACATAGAAAGAATTATGAAATTTTCATAGACATACTATtgctaaaaaaattataagcaaaATTGTAACTGCAAGTGAAAAACAAAGGGAAATACATCTATACCTAGATCCGAAGTGATAGCAGACTCAAGAATTTTGTATTTGTCAAAGATTATAACCATACAAAAGAAACTACAAAACAGAAGAAGGATAACCCTCCTATTATGAACGAGATAAGGACAATCCTCCTCGAACATCACGGGCACGTAAATAAGAATGTGACGTGCACCCCCGACAGCCCTCTATTCTTCTTGGagtaaaaattataatttcaacaacaatacacAAAATAAGAATTCCATAAGTTCCAATTGCATAATTTCAAACGTGATATGACTCGAAAAGTATATTACAGGAATAAATGTTAGCAATTGAGATTAGTAACTTCATTGCAATACTACATAATGTGTTCTTTAAAGTATATTACAGATTTTTAAAACTAGATTTTTTCTAATTCTCATACATAGCCCCAAACTGGTAAACGAGTTTTGAACTTGGCTAAAAAGACTCCAGGAAAATCATCTAACTAATGCAAAGCACAAAACAAATTAAGCCATAATGCCAACTAGATTGTATGGCCTATTGGTTCTTTTACTTTCAGTATGTACTACTCCCACCAGTTCCAATTTAAGTTTCTTACTTTCGTTTTTGGTCTGTCCCAAAAGAGTgtatctttctatatttagtaagttttccaattccaatattctacatgacaagtttaaaaccacaagatttaaaCGACTACACACAtgtttaatttaagaccacgaGATTCAAAAGTATCCCTTTGTTCCTTAAACCccgtgtccagtcaaactaagacacttaaactCAGTCTTTACGAATTACGACTTCAATAATCCACGCATTACAAATTTCAGCTATAAATTTGAATCGCATAAAAAACAACGCACCTGAAGAGGAATTGGCGATTAAGATTGGTAACTTCAATTCGGTCCATATCAATAACCTCAAGGTTACGAAAGCCAGATAAAGCCaaatccttaagcaattcacAACCTAATCCCCCAGCACCAATCACTAACACTCTTACACACTCCTTTAAATCATCTCTCAACTGTAAAAAAACAATACGATCAATAAACACTTAGGTTAATAATGCAACACAAAAATAAAGGAGTAGGGTTTCGAATTGGGGGATTTTACCTCAGTGCCGGGTTCGAAATTCGGGCCGACAAGATTACCGGGTCGGAGAAGGAGCTTATCGAGGTCTCTTGATCTGCTTTGTGCTGTGGTTGAAACCGCCATTGATGAAGGAGAATTTCGGGTTTATTTTTGGACCTATCAGCTTCAACTACACGCAGCTCTTTCTGCACTTCCCCCCTTATTATACTTTGATAGATAGATACCACTGTAATTTGTTTGACTGACTTGGTATAGAAGTTTATCTTTTTTAtacaaaaagacaaaaataaaaacacatgtaaaattcttatttaatatattttgcttatgaaaagaCATAAGTTACAATTCCTTTCCGTTCAGTCAGCTTTATCTTGCTTTCTATAGTATTTTGAATTGTTCATTCTTATGTCGAGAGTATACCGAAAACAGATATGAGGTATGCGTACATTTTATCCTCCCCAGATCCCCACTTTATGGGATGtgactgggtatgttgttgttgtaatatattTTGCTTATATTTGACTTATGCCCTCCGTTCTAATTTGTGTTTTAGTTTGATTGGGCAattgacacaaaatttaaggaATAAAAGAGAATTTCGAATATTGTGATCCTAAATTAAATATGTGTGTAGTAtactaaaatgtcctttgaatcttatgattttaaacttgcttactaaatatagaaagagatacTCTTTGGGacggacaaaaaaaaaaaagtaagacacttaaattgggacggaggaagtattttaaaaagttacggaaaagggtcaaaatgccCTCTGTTATTAGTTCGGTCCAAAAATATGACTATTGTTAATAGTTTTGTCCAAAAATGCTCATATTGTTACTTAATTGAgtaaaaaatgactttttacCAATAaacattttgtttcttttattttaaagatattcttttccaaaaaaatattattttcaaagaACCAAATTGTTATACCTCatacttttgtacgttgagtTTCACCGTAGGCTAATCGATGTAGACTCGGAGAGTGCGATTATGAGCAGGGATTCGTGTTGATCTTAAGTATACGAGAGTTTAAAATCATGTTTAGTAGGTATTGGAATGTTTAGAAACTAATCGACTAGAATGCATTTCAACGAAAATCAGATTTTTAGGagcattatacggaccgtacaattgTTGTATCCCCACTATATAAAGGAATCAGTGGAGCGGAGGGTGTATACCGTGGCCATTTTACGGTccattgtacggaccgtatattattTTACGAGCTATATATTGAACCATATCATTAAGGCAGTGGAGACTCCaaattgtatatattttaatccctttcctttttaattcattttcaacatatcCCCAGACCTTCAACACCCCTGAAAACCCTCCCGATCATATCTAAGGTAACCCCAAGGTGAAATCCAAGATTAAAGTGTGATTCAAGTACTAAAGTTCCCAGATTACTTATTGAATGCTAGTCTCTCTTCTTgtggtgaatttggaaggtacTTCATGGTGAAGTAATCTTTGGATTGGGGCATTTTTGATTTCCTAAGGTAAGTTTCTAGACATCTTGTTGGTTAAAGAAACGCGAATGATATACCGTATATTGTGTCCTTGTTATGGTTAGAggtgtggactgttttgagacTATGTTGTTAAGGGCTATAAAATTAGGGAGGATGATTGTAGTTgtagtattgttattgttgttgttatactatgcTCATATGTAGTTAGGGAAGTGTATGCAAATGTAGTATATAAGTGTTTATTGGGGTTGTTTGGGTGCATACTTGTGATGTTTTGTACCTGGAAGTTAGAAGAAGGTAAAGgaagttgttgttgatgttgattgaGGATATTGATTGAGTTGGAAATGCTTGTGAATGGGGGAAATACTGCCCGATTCTTTTTAGAACTAGTTATCATTTTGATATACATTAGATACTAGCGTTTGTTAAGTTAATGAACGTACTATCATTATTTTAGGTCGAAGTACTAGTTGAGACGAGATCATTGTT encodes:
- the LOC132063373 gene encoding NEDD8-activating enzyme E1 catalytic subunit; its protein translation is MAVSTTAQSRSRDLDKLLLRPGNLVGPNFEPGTELRDDLKECVRVLVIGAGGLGCELLKDLALSGFRNLEVIDMDRIEVTNLNRQFLFRLGDVGKPKAEVAAKRVMERVSGVDITPHFCRIEDKPISFYNDFHIIVLGLDSVEARSYINSVACGFLEYDSDDNPREETIKPMVDGGTEGFKGHARIIMPGVTPCFECTIWLFPPQVKFPLCTLAETPRTAAHCIEYAHLIKWDEVHSGKTFDPDDPEHMQWVYSEAVKRAELFGIPGVTYSLTQGVVKNIIPAIASTNAIISAACSLETLKLVSGCSKTLSNYLTYNGVEGLHTKVTEFVRDKDCLVCGPGVLIELEASVTLKKFIDLLEDHPKLLLTRVSVTYRGKNLYMQAPPVLEEMTRSNLGLPLFELMGKTPRDIVHVTGAAGKGDKKQSCSRKLRVVFKGVDGVTDMDMAGGA